The Pollutimonas sp. M17 sequence CTGATTATCGTGCTTCACGGCCAGGCTTTGCGCGTCGGCAAGGGCCTGCTGGAACTTCGTCGTCAATTTATCGTATCGCATAATATGGTTTTCACTGAAATGGGAGAGCATGTGCTCGAATAGTGAATATGTGCGGCCGGAACAGGCATTTTCAAGGGCGTTTGCGGCCGCCGCGGACCGAAGGCGTTCCCCATGCTGATACTATTGCACTTGGCCCGGCCCCGCACTGACTGGCCGCCTACCTGACACGCCAGCATGGACAAATTCAAACAACTCGAAAGCTTCGTGGCCGTTGCGACACTGGGCAGCCTGTCGGCCGCCGCCCGGGCCGAAGGCATCGCCCCGGCAATGATGGGCCGGCGCATCAGCTCGCTTGAAGCGCGCCTGGGCATCAAGCTTCTGGCGCGCTCCACCCGCCGCCTGTCCCTGACCTCGGAAGGCGCCGAACTGTTCGAAGAGGCGCAGCGCATCCTGCGCGAACTGAATGACGCTGAATCGCGCATTTCACAGGGCAGCATACGGCCCAGCGGGCATTTGCGCGTCAGCGCGCCGGCGGGCTTCGGGCGGCGCCACGTGGCGCCGCTGATACCCGAGTTCGTCGCCGCCTACCCCGAGGTCACCGTCACCCTCGACCTCAGCGACCGCCTGGTCGATCTCATCGAAGAACGCTACGACTGCGCCATCCGCCTGGGCGAACTGGACGATTCCCAGATCGTCGGATTGCGCCTGGCCGACAACAAACGCGTCATCGTCGCCGCTCCGTCCTACCTGCAGGAATACGGCCGCCCCAATACGCCCGACGATCTGGCGCAGCACAACTGCCTGTCTTTCGGCAACCAGGGCAATCAGGCCCGGGGGTGGCTGCTCAGGCAGGACGGGGAACTGCGCGCCGTGCGCGTCAAGGGCAATATGGCCTGCAGCGACGGATCGGTGCTGCATCAGTGGACGCTGGCCGGCATCGGGCTGGCCTGGCGTTCTTTGTGGGAAGTCCAGGAGGACCTGGCCGAGGGGCGCCTGATCAGCGTGCTGGACGACTACGCGGCCCCGGCCAACGGCATTTTCGCCATGCTGCCCGAACGCAAGCACCTGCCCCTGCGTGTACGCCTGTTCATCGACATGGTCAAGGCGCGCTATGCATCGCCCGCCTACTGGAATCCCACTGGCGAAAAAACCACACTCAGGTGACAAGCAAGGGATTAAAAGCCCGCTACCGTATACTTGATGCATGTCATGGCAAGGGATGCGCCAGTCTCCCTGACTGAAAGCTTACAATGAAGCATACGGCCCTTAGCTGGCCGCCGAACCTTACTTCCTCGCCCACGAGGACGATTGAATGCAGAAAAAAATTCCTGTTACTCCCAATTCGACGCGCTGTTCCACTTGCATGCTCAGCGAAATATGCCTGCCGCTGGGCATG is a genomic window containing:
- a CDS encoding LysR family transcriptional regulator is translated as MDKFKQLESFVAVATLGSLSAAARAEGIAPAMMGRRISSLEARLGIKLLARSTRRLSLTSEGAELFEEAQRILRELNDAESRISQGSIRPSGHLRVSAPAGFGRRHVAPLIPEFVAAYPEVTVTLDLSDRLVDLIEERYDCAIRLGELDDSQIVGLRLADNKRVIVAAPSYLQEYGRPNTPDDLAQHNCLSFGNQGNQARGWLLRQDGELRAVRVKGNMACSDGSVLHQWTLAGIGLAWRSLWEVQEDLAEGRLISVLDDYAAPANGIFAMLPERKHLPLRVRLFIDMVKARYASPAYWNPTGEKTTLR